The DNA segment TTATGTTTGCATCGTTGAAGCCGGGTCGTCCTTGTTTCCATGGGATAGGGCGTCGGCCTTGCCGAAGTGGTTATTCAAACGGTCCATCCCCGGGGCGAGATTCCGGGGGGTAAAGAGGGTTTCCCATTGAGACTCGATAAGTTGACGCGAAAGACCCAGGAAGCGCTCCAGGCCGCGAAATATCTGGCCGAGGACAGGGGCCATCAGGTGATGATGCCGGCGCACATGATCTCCGCCCTCCTCGATCAGGAGGGCGGAGTGGTCGCCCCGCTCGTTGAAAAAGGAGGGGTCTCCCTTTCCTCTCTCAAGGGCGCGCTGGATTCGGCGCTTGAAAAATTTCCGCGGGTATCAACGGTCGGGGGGAGCGAGGCGTTCCTCGGCCCGGAGCTTCGCCGCTACATCGAAGCGGCCGAGAAGGAAGCCGCCGCCATCTCCGATGAATATGTGAGCGGGGAGCATTTCGTCCTGGCCGCACTGGACGCAGCCGGGGCGGAACTCAAGCCCCTCATGCAGCGGTTGGGCATCACGCGGGAGAAAGTTCTCGAGGCGCTCAAGGAGATCCGGGGCAGCCAGCGCGTCACCGACCCCGAAGCCGAGAGCCGCTACCAGGCCCTCGAGCGCTTTTCCATTGACTTCACCGAACGGGCGCGGGCCGGAAAGCTCGACCCGGTCGTCGGGCGCGACTACGAGATACGCCGGATCATGCAGGTGCTCTCGCGCCGGACGAAGAACAACCCCGTGCTCATCGGCGAGCCCGGCGTGGGAAAGACCGCCATCGTCGAGGGGCTCGCGAGCCGCATCGTGAATGGCGATGTGCCCGAGGGCCTGAAGGACAAGCGGCTGCTCTCGCTCGACATCGGCGCGCTGGTCGCCGGCTCGAAGTACCGCGGCGAGTTCGAAGACCGGCTCAAGGCCGTTCTCAAGGAAGTGTCCGACTCCCAGGGGGAAGTCATTCTTTTCATCGACGAGTTGCACACCGTGGTGGGCGCCGGTGCGGCCGAGGGGGCGGTGGACGCCTCCAACCTCCTCAAGCCCGCCCTCGCGCGCGGGGATCTGCACTGCGTGGGTGCCACGACCCTCGATGAGTACCGCAAGTATATCGAGAAGGACGCCGCCCTCGAGCGGCGCTTCCAGCCGGTGATGGTCGAGGAGCCCAGCGTCGAGGACACCATCTCGATTCTCCGGGGCCTCAAGGAGCGCTACGAGCTCCATCACGGCGTGCGGATTCTGGACAGCGCCATCGTGGCGGCGGCCACGCTTTCCCACCGCTACATCTCCGATCGGTTCCTCCCCGACAAGGCCGTGGACCTGATCGACGAGGCGGCCAGCGGTCTGCGGCTCGACATTGACAGCCTTCCCGAGGACATCGATCGCAGGGAGCGCGAACTCCTCCGGCTGCAGATCGAAGCAAAGGCTCTTGAAAAGGAGACCGACCCGGAAAGCGGGGAGCGGCTCGAGGAAATCCACCGCCAGATCGGGGAGCTGCGGGCGGAAAACGACGTGGCACGCGCCCAGTGGACCCGGGAGAAAGAAAGCCATGGCAAGGTCCAGCGCCTCAAGGAGCAGATCGAAGCGCTCCG comes from the bacterium genome and includes:
- a CDS encoding AAA family ATPase; protein product: MRLDKLTRKTQEALQAAKYLAEDRGHQVMMPAHMISALLDQEGGVVAPLVEKGGVSLSSLKGALDSALEKFPRVSTVGGSEAFLGPELRRYIEAAEKEAAAISDEYVSGEHFVLAALDAAGAELKPLMQRLGITREKVLEALKEIRGSQRVTDPEAESRYQALERFSIDFTERARAGKLDPVVGRDYEIRRIMQVLSRRTKNNPVLIGEPGVGKTAIVEGLASRIVNGDVPEGLKDKRLLSLDIGALVAGSKYRGEFEDRLKAVLKEVSDSQGEVILFIDELHTVVGAGAAEGAVDASNLLKPALARGDLHCVGATTLDEYRKYIEKDAALERRFQPVMVEEPSVEDTISILRGLKERYELHHGVRILDSAIVAAATLSHRYISDRFLPDKAVDLIDEAASGLRLDIDSLPEDIDRRERELLRLQIEAKALEKETDPESGERLEEIHRQIGELRAENDVARAQWTREKESHGKVQRLKEQIEALRAESHQAEREGNLGRAAEIRYGEIIALEKELGQLEAAAGKDDGRRMLREEVTEDDIAHIVSRWTGIPVSRLLEGEREKLLQMEERLHQRII